The genomic region CCGGACACAGTCGAGCCCAGTAGCCCACGCGGGGTCAGCTCCCGAGGGGGTTGGGGGGACCGAGAAAGCAAACGCAGTGCAGCTTTCTCCGGGGGCCCCGCAGGGAGCGCCTGCGCGACCGGCCCCTCGGGAGCTGACCCCGCGTGGGCGATGATTTCGCTCATCGGGCCTTGCACCTCCCCCAAGCGTATGTAAAGTCTCGCCTCTCGCTCACGGGCGAGGTCATCCCTGGGGCTATAGCTCAGCTGGGAGAGCGCTTGAATCGCACTCAAGAGGTCATCGGTTCGATCCCGATTAGCTCCACCACCCAAGGTCCGACACGAAACGCCAGCGCTCCGCTGGCGTTTCTTTTTTGTCGGCTCCCACCCCACGGGGCGTAGCCTCGGGTGATGAACAGCGCGCCCCTCCCACAGAAGCCGTTCGTCCTGGCCGGCGTGCTCCTCGCCGTCGCCAAGGTGGCCCTCGACTACGCCGTATCCGCCGCGTTCGGTCAGACCTGGAGCCCCCTCTACTACGTCAGCCCGGTCGACGCGCCCTTGTTCCACCCTGGAGACAACCTCCGGTACTACGCGGCCCTCTGGGCCTCGGCCATCCCCTTTCTCGCGGTGGGCATGTGGCTCTCGGCGCGCCGCCTGCGGGACGCAGGCGCGCCGGCTTGGATGGTGCTGCTCTTCGTCGTCCCCTTCGCGAACCTGCTCTTCTTCCTGGCGCTCTCCGTCCTGCCCACCGCCAGCCAAACGACCGCTGACGCGGTCGCGGGCACGGACGCCACCCCTGCGCCACCCCCATCCCCCGACGGGCCGCCGCGAATGAGCGCCGGCGCAGCGCTGGCGCTCAGCACGCTGGCGGGGGCCACGATCACCCTCGGCTCGCTCGGCGCATCGGTCGGCCTGTTGGGCAACTACGGTGCGCCCCTCTTCATCGGCGCACCGCTCTTCTCCGGCTTCGCGACCACCATGCTCTTCGACCAGCTGCACGGCGTTCGTGCACACCGCGGCCGCGCGTACTCACTCGGGGCGTCCATCGCGGCGCTGATGGTCAGCTTCGTCGTGCTGCTCGCCTTTGCGCTCGAAGGGCTCATCTGCCTCATGATGGTCTGGCCGCTGGCCGCCACGACCACCCTGGTGGGCCACCAGATCGCATTCGCGTTGCGTAGCCAGATCCGCGACGCCAACGGTCGCTGGGCAGCGCCCTCCCTGTTGCTGCCGATGCTGCTCGTCGCCGAGGGCATCGCGCCGCCACCATCCGAGACCTACATGGTGGAGACCGTCGTCGAAGTCGCCGCACCGCCAGAGGTTGTCTGGGAGCACGTCGTCGCATTCCCGGAGCTCCCGCCGATCGAAGACTGGATCTTTCGTGTCGGCGTGGCGGCACCCACTGGCGCGCGGATCGAAGGCAGCGGCGTCGGCGCGATCCGCCGCTGCGAGTTCACGACGGGCGAGTTCATCGAACCCATCGAGGTGTGGGATCCCCCGCGTGAGCTGGCCTTCGGCGTCGAGGACATGCCGGACCCGATGCGCGAGATGTCCCCCTACGACATCCGCCCGAGACACCTCGATGGCTACTTCCGCACCACGGCGGGGCGCTTCCTCCTGGAGCGCACCCACGATGGACACACACGTCTGCGGGGACGCACCTACTACCAGCTCGACATGATGCCCACGGCATACTGGAAGCTGTGGGCGGACGACATCGTCCACCGCATCCACCTCCGCGTGCTGCGCCACGTCGCGCGCCTGTCCGAGGACGCCGCCGCACAGCGCTGACCAACCGCGCCACCACCAGCGCGCGCTCGTCGACTCCAAGGCCCCTTCCACGAGCCTCGCCGCACGGGCCACGGGACGGAATGCGAGAGGCCCGCCGACATACGCCGCGGGCCCCTGCTCACACGCACTCGGACAGCTCAGCTGTTCTGCTTCGTCCAGCCCGTGAGGAACTCGCAGAACTTGGCGACGTTCTCGGGCTCCATCGCGTTGTACATGCTGATGCGCAGACCGCCGACGGAGCGATGCCCCTTGATGCCGGCGAACCCGGCCGCGCCCGCGTCCGCCACGAGCTTCTTCTCGAGCGTCTCGGTCGGCAGGTTGAACACGGGGTTCATGACCGAGCGCGAGTCCTTCTCGATGGTGAGCTTGTAGAAGTCGTTCGCGTCGAGGATGTCGTACAGCATCTTGGCCTTGGCCAGGTTGCGCGTCTCCATCGCCGCTGCCCCGCCCTGCGCCTTCACCCAGCGGAGCACGTTGCGGACCATGTAGACCGGGAACGTCGGCACCGTGTTCGCCATGGAGTCCTTGTCGACCATGGTGCTGTAGCGGAAGATCTTGGGGATGGACTTGGGCGACTTGGCCGCCAGATCCTTGCGGACGATGACCACCGTCACGCCAGCGGGACCCAGGTTCTTCTGTGCACCCGCATAGATGAGGCCGAACTTGCTGACGTCCGTGGGGCGCCAGAGGATGTCGCTCGACATATCGGCGACGAGCGGCACGCTGCCCGTGTCCGGGTACGTGTGGTACTGGCTGCCCATCACGGTGTTGTTCGACGTGATGTGCACGTAGGCCGCGTTGGGGTCGAGGTCGAGGTCGGCCTGCTTCGGCACGCGGACGTACTTGTCGCCCTCCTTGCCCGTGCCCGCCAGACGCCCCGTGGCCACCACGTTGGCCTCCGCCATCGCGCCCGCCGACCAGGTGCCGGTGTCGACGTAGTCCGCCGAGCCGCCGCCCGCCAGGTTCATCGGGATGAGCGCGAACTGCGTGCTGGCGCCGCCGCCCATGAAGATGACCTCGTGCGTGTCCGGGATGGCGAGCAGCTCACGCAGCAGCACCTTGCACTCCTCGTGCACGCGCATGTACGCGCCGCCGCGGTGCGAGTGCTCGAGGATGGACATGCCCGTGCCCTCGAAGTCGAGGAGCTCGTCGCGGGTGTGCTCGAGGGCGGAGAGGGGGAGGGTCGCGGGACCTGCGTTGAAATTGACGACTCGGCTCATAGGGGCCGGAAGGTACCGCGCGCGGCTGCGCATGCAAGACGCCGCAACGATGAATCAGCTACGCAACCCTTTCATAGGGGAGTCAAAATGCGACACCCGGTACGGGGCGCCACCCCCCGCGACGCCGATCATCACCAAGCATTTCGGACGTGTCGGTCTTGGCACGCCTCTCGCACGAGGTCCGTTCATGGCTCGAGCCATCGACACGCCTCCGACGGGCCTCCACTTCGTCGTCCCCACCCACCCTGCGGACACCGCCCGCGTGGAAGTGTGCGCCTTCCTGGACATCCCGGACGGCCACGCCTCACGGCCGGGCACAGGCACCGTGGCCTCCCTCAAGGTGGGCGCCGACGGCATCGGTCTCCGCGCGGCGACCCGCAGCTGGTACGTCCCCTACCATGAGCTCGAGGCCCACGAAGCCCGAGCGGACGGGGTCTTGCTGCGGATGAAGAGCGGCCGCTGCCTCGAGCTGCGCACACCCGCTCCGCACGTGCTGCAGCGCCACCTCGAGAAGCGCATCACGTCGTACGCGCGCCACGCGATCCTCGCCCAACAGCTACCGAGCGCCATGACCGCCACATCGCCAAGCAGCCAGCTGTTGAGCGCCTTCGAGAACCCCGCGACCGCACCCGAGGAGCGGGTCGCCATCGCCACGTGGCTCGGGACACGCCCTTTGGAGCGCGGCGACGCGCTGTACCTGCACCGCATCGTGCACGACATCGCCGACGGTGACTTGGCCGGGACGGTCAGCGAGGCCCTCGATCTCGGCGCTTAGCCCAGCCCGCGCGCCGCTCGGGGGTCTACCTCATGGCGTGGGACGCATCGCCCAGGTCAGGGAGTGATCGCGCGCGTGACGGTGCCGCTGTCGCGCTCGCCGAAGATCATGCTGGGCAGGACACCCGGGGCCAGCAGCGACGGGGTGACCTCGCTGGACGGGAACATCTGCACGAACGCGGGCGCCTCGGGCACGCGGTCCACCACGCTCCGCTCCAGCACCATGGAGTTGTACTGCACGGCCGCGAGCTCCGGCGTGTTGCTGTTGAGCACGACCTCGACGTCGTAGCGCCGGCTGTAGGCACGCAGACCCGGGATGCGGCTCTCGTAGGGCGACCAGCTGTCGGCGCTGGTGCCGTTCTCGGAGCATCCGAACACGCCGCGCTCACCGTGGCAGAACAGGGTCTGGTTGCCGGTGGTGTGCCCAGGCGTCCGGAGCAACACGCAGCCGTCGCCGAGCGCCACGTCCGCATCGAACAGCACCACACGGTCGGTCGGCACGCCGCGCTTGCCCTCGGCGATGAACCAGCTGCGCTGCATCGGGTGCAGCTCGTCCCAGTCGTCCCACTCCCGCCGCGGGGCCAGCAAGTACGCGTTGGGGAAGCGCGCGCGCAGCAGCTCGCCCGTCACGCTGGGGATCTCACAGCCGAGGATCGGCCGCAGGTCCTGCGTGTGGAAATGGTCGAACGCGACCAGGTCGATGTCCGTCGGCGACAGCCCGTGGCGCGCGAGCTGCACCTCGAGCGCGTCCCCGCGCGTCGTGATCGCCTGCGCCAGCCCGTCCCCCGTGCGCGCGAGCAGCTGCGCGAAGTAGGGGGTGGCCTTGGACGCTTCGTAGTCGGTCGGGTTGAACAGGATGTTCTTGCGCACCGTGCGCCCTGCCTCCTGCACGTCGACCTGCACGAGCAGGCAGCGATGCGACATGACCACGTAGGGCAGAGGCAGCGGCACCGCGTGCTGAAACGCGTAGCCGGTCGGGTAGAGGAGGGTCGTGAGCGGCAACGTGCGCACGGCGCCCACGCGCGGACCTGTACGCAGCGCGTCTCCGAGCGCCTCTCCCGCGTAGCGCAGCGCACGCAGCTGGGCGCCGGGTGACGTCAGCGCCCGCGCCTCTTCGAGGTCGTGCAGCACGCGCACCCAAGGGACGCGCGCGTCGACCGCGTCGCCGAGCGTCAATGCCACGCGTCAGCCCCGCAGCGCCTGGCTGAGCAGGGGCACGAGCGTGCGCACGGAGGGCTTGCCGTTGAAGCGGGTGAGCGCCGGACCCAGCTTGTGGTTGGTCTTGTGGTCGTTGAACCACGCCGGCCGCGGCATGACCATGAACGGACCGCGCACCACGCTCTTCTGCGGCTTGTCGAACAGGTAGCTGTTGTGCACCACGCCCGAGCCCGAGCGGATGTCCTCGGGCGGGTGGCCTGGGTAGGCGCCCCACGTCGTGGACACGAACGCGTACGAGAGCGCGGCCCAGTGGTTGACCGCGACCGAGCCGAAGCGCAGGTCCGCGATGGCCTTCTCGACCGCGTTGGCCACGGCCGGGTCCTCGAGCGACTTGGGGTGCACGATGAGGGAGCAGCTGAGCGTGCCCCACAGGCGGTCGTTGGCGAAGTCCACCGCGCGCTCGATGTACTCGACCACGGAACCCGCCTCGAGCGTCGTCTCGCTGGTGACGCCGCACCACGCCTCGGTGTTGAAGCAGATGTCGTCCGCGTCGGCGCTGGGCACGCCCGTGATGAACGTCCAGGGCACCTTGCCCGCGCCGTCTGGTCCGAACTGCC from Sandaracinaceae bacterium harbors:
- a CDS encoding SRPBCC family protein — encoded protein: MNSAPLPQKPFVLAGVLLAVAKVALDYAVSAAFGQTWSPLYYVSPVDAPLFHPGDNLRYYAALWASAIPFLAVGMWLSARRLRDAGAPAWMVLLFVVPFANLLFFLALSVLPTASQTTADAVAGTDATPAPPPSPDGPPRMSAGAALALSTLAGATITLGSLGASVGLLGNYGAPLFIGAPLFSGFATTMLFDQLHGVRAHRGRAYSLGASIAALMVSFVVLLAFALEGLICLMMVWPLAATTTLVGHQIAFALRSQIRDANGRWAAPSLLLPMLLVAEGIAPPPSETYMVETVVEVAAPPEVVWEHVVAFPELPPIEDWIFRVGVAAPTGARIEGSGVGAIRRCEFTTGEFIEPIEVWDPPRELAFGVEDMPDPMREMSPYDIRPRHLDGYFRTTAGRFLLERTHDGHTRLRGRTYYQLDMMPTAYWKLWADDIVHRIHLRVLRHVARLSEDAAAQR
- the serC gene encoding 3-phosphoserine/phosphohydroxythreonine transaminase, which translates into the protein MSRVVNFNAGPATLPLSALEHTRDELLDFEGTGMSILEHSHRGGAYMRVHEECKVLLRELLAIPDTHEVIFMGGGASTQFALIPMNLAGGGSADYVDTGTWSAGAMAEANVVATGRLAGTGKEGDKYVRVPKQADLDLDPNAAYVHITSNNTVMGSQYHTYPDTGSVPLVADMSSDILWRPTDVSKFGLIYAGAQKNLGPAGVTVVIVRKDLAAKSPKSIPKIFRYSTMVDKDSMANTVPTFPVYMVRNVLRWVKAQGGAAAMETRNLAKAKMLYDILDANDFYKLTIEKDSRSVMNPVFNLPTETLEKKLVADAGAAGFAGIKGHRSVGGLRISMYNAMEPENVAKFCEFLTGWTKQNS